Proteins from a genomic interval of Chanodichthys erythropterus isolate Z2021 chromosome 6, ASM2448905v1, whole genome shotgun sequence:
- the cntn2 gene encoding contactin-2 isoform X2 encodes MRILLCLLSLSSLALSYALGGDVCVSGHDSGPVFEEQPYSLIYPEGMPEGKVTLSCQARASPAAIYRWRVNGTEIAFVEDSQYTQVAGNLVINNPQHGRDGGSYQCLAINRCGTIVSRVANLKFGYLHDFPPESRSPQTVHEGMGTFLACQPPAHYPALSYRWFINEFPNFIQPESGRWFVSQVTGNLYLANARANDTGNYFCFTTINMDISTKSIFSKAVQLTVYPEANPRKASPNIRVRFPAETYALSGQTAQLECFAYGNPIPKIRWRKVDGILPPKVGASAEGPILIIPELNFDDEGMYECEVYNSEGRETHQGRVSVQAQPEWLQVMSDSEVEISSELQWSCAAAGKPRPSIRWLRNGQPLITQDRVEVNNGRLRIGNLALEDSGMYQCVAENKHGTIYSNAELRVQVQAPDFRLNPVRKLVPAARGGQVKMECKPRAAPKPTLFWSRGTELLTNSTRITVTPDGILWIFNISRADEGKYTCFAENYLGKANSTGHLSVRDATKITLAPSNADINQGENVTLQCHASHDPTMDLTFTWALNGVLLDLEEPNGHYRRMEGKETIGDLVIMNGQLSHAGTYTCTAQTVVDSAVASAKLVVRGPPGPPGGLVVTSVNDTSVELRWSRGYDNHSPIGKYIILGRSSQTHDWKRMRTDPANIEGNAESARVIDLRPWMDYEFQVIASNILGSGEPSMPSQPVRTKQAAPTVAPSGLGGGGGNRNELIITWTPMVREYQNGDGFGYILAFRKQGMPTWTVVRVPHVESSRYVYSNESLSAYCPFEVRIKAYNKKGEGPFSQIAVVHSAEEEPTMSPRRINATALTAFEILVSWDPIQHLNINGVLRGYEIRYWRQHEREAAADRVRTAGLENTARVTAPNRPPGNVSWKVDGSWVTVRWDHVKSMDNESAVLGYKVLYKHEGQSALKILEKSKTSIRLPLPKDNGYVVLEIRSWGDGGDGAAHETIVSRDSGTGMMVQKSAGTSGPLCTSVLVVTALVFIGSSGL; translated from the exons ATGAGGATTCTGTTGTGTCTGCTGTCTCTCAGCTCTCTGGCTCTGAGCTACGCATTGG GTGgggatgtgtgtgtgtcaggtcATGACAGTGGGCCGGTGTTTGAGGAGCAGCCATATAGTCTGATTTACCCTGAGGGGATGCCAGAAGGCAAGGTGACCCTGAGCTGCCAGGCTCGTGCCAGCCCTGCTGCTATTTACCG GTGGCGTGTGAATGGCACTGAAATAGCATTTGTTGAGGATTCACAGTACACACAGGTCGCAGGAAACCTTGTGATCAATAATCCTCAGCATGGGCGAGATGGTGGGTCATACCAGTGTCTCGCCATCAACCGCTGTGGCACCATTGTTAGCCGTGTGGCTAACCTCAAATTCGGCT atCTCCATGATTTCCCTCCTGAGAGCAGAAGCCCTCAGACGGTCCATGAGGGTATGGGAACCTTCCTTGCCTGCCAGCCACCAGCTCATTACCCAg CTTTGTCCTACCGCTGGTTCATCAACGAGTTCCCCAACTTCATCCAGCCAGAGTCGGGCAGATGGTTTGTTTCTCAGGTGACGGGTAACTTATACCTTGCTAATGCTAGAGCCAATGACACGGGCAACTATTTCTGCTTCACCACCATCAATATGGACATCAGCACCAAGAGCATCTTCAGCAAAGCCGTCCAGCTCACTGTTTACCCTGAAG CAAACCCAAGGAAAGCCTCCCCGAATATCCGAGTGCGTTTTCCTGCTGAGACATACGCATTATCAGGACAAACTGCACAGCTGGAATGTTTTGCCTATGGCAA TCCCATTCCTAAAATCCGCTGGAGGAAGGTGGATGGGATTTTGCCCCCTAAGGTCGGAGCAAGTGCAGAAGGACCCATCCTAATTATTCCTGAACTGAATTTTGATGACGAGGGCATGTATGAGTGTGAGGTTTACAACTCAGAGGGCCGTGAGACACACCAGGGACGCGTCTCTGTGCAAG CCCAGCCTGAGTGGCTTCAGGTCATGAGTGACTCTGAGGTGGAAATCAGTTCAGAGTTACAGTGGAGCTGTGCCGCTGCGGGCAAACCAAGACCCAGCATTCGCTGGCTCCGTAACGGACAGCCCCTCATCACACAG GACCGTGTGGAAGTGAATAACGGGCGTCTGAGGATCGGTAACCTCGCCCTGGAGGATTCTGGGATGTATCAATGTGTGGCCGAAAACAAACATGGCACCATTTACTCAAACGCTGAGCTCAGAGTTCAAG TCCAGGCTCCGGACTTCAGGTTAAATCCAGTGCGTAAGCTGGTCCCTGCTGCCCGTGGTGGACAGGTTAAAATGGAGTGTAAACCTCGGGCGGCTCCCAAACCCACTCTCTTCTGGAGTCGTGGCACAGAGCTACTGACCAATAGTACTAG GATAACAGTCACTCCAGATGGCATTCTGTGGATCTTCAACATCAGTCGTGCAGATGAGGGGAAGTACACCTGCTTTGCAGAAAACTACCTTGGCAAGGCCAACAGCACAGGACACCTGTCTGTCAGAG ATGCCACAAAAATCACACTAGCACCCTCTAATGCCGACATCAATCAGGGTGAAAATGTCACTTTGCAATGCCATGCATCACATGACCCTACTATGGACCTCACCTTCACCTGGGCCCTCAATGGAGTTCTTTTGGACCTAGAGGAACCAAATGGACACTATCGGCGCATGGAGGGG AAAGAGACGATTGGTGACCTGGTGATTATGAACGGACAGCTCAGTCATGCCGGCACATACACCTGCACGGCCCAGACGGTGGTGGACAGCGCGGTGGCCTCGGCCAAGCTAGTCGTGAGGG GCCCACCAGGACCTCCTGGAGGTTTAGTGGTGACTAGTGTCAACGACACATCGGTTGAGTTGAGATGGAGCCGTGGATATGACAACCACAGTCCCATTGGCAAGTATATCATCCTGGGCCGCTCATCACAGACTCATGACTGGAAGAGGATGAGGACAG ACCCTGCAAACATAGAAGGAAATGCTGAATCTGCACGTGTCATAGATCTTCGACCCTGGATGGATTATGAGTTCCAGGTTATTGCTAGCAACATCTTGGGAAGTGGAGAACCAAGCATGCCCTCCCAGCCTGTCCGAACCAAACAAGCAG CACCGACTGTGGCGCCCAGTGGACTTGGTGGAGGTGGTGGAAACCGTAATGAACTTATCATTACATGGACT CCCATGGTTAGGGAGTATCAGAATGGAGATGGCTTTGGTTATATCCTGGCGTTCAGAAAGCAAGGCATGCCAACATGGACGGTGGTGAGGGTGCCACATGTGGAGTCATCACGATATGTTTACAGCAATGAGAGTCTGTCAGCCTACTGCCCTTTTGAGGTCAGAATCAAGGCCTACAACAAGAAAGGAGAAGGTCCCTTCAGCCAGATTGCAGTTGTACACTCTGCAGAAGAGG AACCTACCATGTCCCCACGAAGGATTAATGCCACTGCTCTGACAGCTTTTGAAATTCTGGTGTCCTGGGACCCCATTCAACATCTGAACATTAATGGAGTACTTCGGGGTTATGAG ATTCGTTATTGGCGGCAACATGAACGTGAGGCAGCTGCGGACCGGGTGAGAACTGCAGGGCTGGAGAACACGGCACGTGTCACAG CCCCCAACCGTCCTCCAGGTAATGTCTCATGGAAAGTTGATGGTTCCTGGGTTACTGTGAGGTGGGATCATGTTAAATCCATGGACAATGAGTCTGCTGTTCTGGGTTACAAA GTTCTTTACAAGCATGAAGGGCAGTCTGCCTTGAAGATACTAGAGAAAAGCAAGACCTCCATCAGGCTGCCGCTACCCAAGGACAATGGTTATGTGGTTTTGGAGATCCGCTCTTGGGGAGATGGAGGAGATGGAGCAGCCCATGAGACCATAGTGTCTCGAGACTCAG GCACTGGAATGATGGTCCAGAAAAGCGCTGGCACTTCGGGACCACTCTGCACGTCGGTTCTGGTGGTCACCGCGCTCGTTTTCATTGGCTCGTCAGGACTGTGA
- the cntn2 gene encoding contactin-2 isoform X1, whose amino-acid sequence MRILLCLLSLSSLALSYALGGDVCVSGHDSGPVFEEQPYSLIYPEGMPEGKVTLSCQARASPAAIYRWRVNGTEIAFVEDSQYTQVAGNLVINNPQHGRDGGSYQCLAINRCGTIVSRVANLKFGYLHDFPPESRSPQTVHEGMGTFLACQPPAHYPALSYRWFINEFPNFIQPESGRWFVSQVTGNLYLANARANDTGNYFCFTTINMDISTKSIFSKAVQLTVYPEANPRKASPNIRVRFPAETYALSGQTAQLECFAYGNPIPKIRWRKVDGILPPKVGASAEGPILIIPELNFDDEGMYECEVYNSEGRETHQGRVSVQAQPEWLQVMSDSEVEISSELQWSCAAAGKPRPSIRWLRNGQPLITQDRVEVNNGRLRIGNLALEDSGMYQCVAENKHGTIYSNAELRVQVQAPDFRLNPVRKLVPAARGGQVKMECKPRAAPKPTLFWSRGTELLTNSTRITVTPDGILWIFNISRADEGKYTCFAENYLGKANSTGHLSVRDATKITLAPSNADINQGENVTLQCHASHDPTMDLTFTWALNGVLLDLEEPNGHYRRMEGKETIGDLVIMNGQLSHAGTYTCTAQTVVDSAVASAKLVVRGPPGPPGGLVVTSVNDTSVELRWSRGYDNHSPIGKYIILGRSSQTHDWKRMRTDPANIEGNAESARVIDLRPWMDYEFQVIASNILGSGEPSMPSQPVRTKQAAPTVAPSGLGGGGGNRNELIITWTPMVREYQNGDGFGYILAFRKQGMPTWTVVRVPHVESSRYVYSNESLSAYCPFEVRIKAYNKKGEGPFSQIAVVHSAEEEPTMSPRRINATALTAFEILVSWDPIQHLNINGVLRGYEIRYWRQHEREAAADRVRTAGLENTARVTGLRPNTLYHVTVLAYNSAGTGPPSPRTTVITKKPPPNRPPGNVSWKVDGSWVTVRWDHVKSMDNESAVLGYKVLYKHEGQSALKILEKSKTSIRLPLPKDNGYVVLEIRSWGDGGDGAAHETIVSRDSGTGMMVQKSAGTSGPLCTSVLVVTALVFIGSSGL is encoded by the exons ATGAGGATTCTGTTGTGTCTGCTGTCTCTCAGCTCTCTGGCTCTGAGCTACGCATTGG GTGgggatgtgtgtgtgtcaggtcATGACAGTGGGCCGGTGTTTGAGGAGCAGCCATATAGTCTGATTTACCCTGAGGGGATGCCAGAAGGCAAGGTGACCCTGAGCTGCCAGGCTCGTGCCAGCCCTGCTGCTATTTACCG GTGGCGTGTGAATGGCACTGAAATAGCATTTGTTGAGGATTCACAGTACACACAGGTCGCAGGAAACCTTGTGATCAATAATCCTCAGCATGGGCGAGATGGTGGGTCATACCAGTGTCTCGCCATCAACCGCTGTGGCACCATTGTTAGCCGTGTGGCTAACCTCAAATTCGGCT atCTCCATGATTTCCCTCCTGAGAGCAGAAGCCCTCAGACGGTCCATGAGGGTATGGGAACCTTCCTTGCCTGCCAGCCACCAGCTCATTACCCAg CTTTGTCCTACCGCTGGTTCATCAACGAGTTCCCCAACTTCATCCAGCCAGAGTCGGGCAGATGGTTTGTTTCTCAGGTGACGGGTAACTTATACCTTGCTAATGCTAGAGCCAATGACACGGGCAACTATTTCTGCTTCACCACCATCAATATGGACATCAGCACCAAGAGCATCTTCAGCAAAGCCGTCCAGCTCACTGTTTACCCTGAAG CAAACCCAAGGAAAGCCTCCCCGAATATCCGAGTGCGTTTTCCTGCTGAGACATACGCATTATCAGGACAAACTGCACAGCTGGAATGTTTTGCCTATGGCAA TCCCATTCCTAAAATCCGCTGGAGGAAGGTGGATGGGATTTTGCCCCCTAAGGTCGGAGCAAGTGCAGAAGGACCCATCCTAATTATTCCTGAACTGAATTTTGATGACGAGGGCATGTATGAGTGTGAGGTTTACAACTCAGAGGGCCGTGAGACACACCAGGGACGCGTCTCTGTGCAAG CCCAGCCTGAGTGGCTTCAGGTCATGAGTGACTCTGAGGTGGAAATCAGTTCAGAGTTACAGTGGAGCTGTGCCGCTGCGGGCAAACCAAGACCCAGCATTCGCTGGCTCCGTAACGGACAGCCCCTCATCACACAG GACCGTGTGGAAGTGAATAACGGGCGTCTGAGGATCGGTAACCTCGCCCTGGAGGATTCTGGGATGTATCAATGTGTGGCCGAAAACAAACATGGCACCATTTACTCAAACGCTGAGCTCAGAGTTCAAG TCCAGGCTCCGGACTTCAGGTTAAATCCAGTGCGTAAGCTGGTCCCTGCTGCCCGTGGTGGACAGGTTAAAATGGAGTGTAAACCTCGGGCGGCTCCCAAACCCACTCTCTTCTGGAGTCGTGGCACAGAGCTACTGACCAATAGTACTAG GATAACAGTCACTCCAGATGGCATTCTGTGGATCTTCAACATCAGTCGTGCAGATGAGGGGAAGTACACCTGCTTTGCAGAAAACTACCTTGGCAAGGCCAACAGCACAGGACACCTGTCTGTCAGAG ATGCCACAAAAATCACACTAGCACCCTCTAATGCCGACATCAATCAGGGTGAAAATGTCACTTTGCAATGCCATGCATCACATGACCCTACTATGGACCTCACCTTCACCTGGGCCCTCAATGGAGTTCTTTTGGACCTAGAGGAACCAAATGGACACTATCGGCGCATGGAGGGG AAAGAGACGATTGGTGACCTGGTGATTATGAACGGACAGCTCAGTCATGCCGGCACATACACCTGCACGGCCCAGACGGTGGTGGACAGCGCGGTGGCCTCGGCCAAGCTAGTCGTGAGGG GCCCACCAGGACCTCCTGGAGGTTTAGTGGTGACTAGTGTCAACGACACATCGGTTGAGTTGAGATGGAGCCGTGGATATGACAACCACAGTCCCATTGGCAAGTATATCATCCTGGGCCGCTCATCACAGACTCATGACTGGAAGAGGATGAGGACAG ACCCTGCAAACATAGAAGGAAATGCTGAATCTGCACGTGTCATAGATCTTCGACCCTGGATGGATTATGAGTTCCAGGTTATTGCTAGCAACATCTTGGGAAGTGGAGAACCAAGCATGCCCTCCCAGCCTGTCCGAACCAAACAAGCAG CACCGACTGTGGCGCCCAGTGGACTTGGTGGAGGTGGTGGAAACCGTAATGAACTTATCATTACATGGACT CCCATGGTTAGGGAGTATCAGAATGGAGATGGCTTTGGTTATATCCTGGCGTTCAGAAAGCAAGGCATGCCAACATGGACGGTGGTGAGGGTGCCACATGTGGAGTCATCACGATATGTTTACAGCAATGAGAGTCTGTCAGCCTACTGCCCTTTTGAGGTCAGAATCAAGGCCTACAACAAGAAAGGAGAAGGTCCCTTCAGCCAGATTGCAGTTGTACACTCTGCAGAAGAGG AACCTACCATGTCCCCACGAAGGATTAATGCCACTGCTCTGACAGCTTTTGAAATTCTGGTGTCCTGGGACCCCATTCAACATCTGAACATTAATGGAGTACTTCGGGGTTATGAG ATTCGTTATTGGCGGCAACATGAACGTGAGGCAGCTGCGGACCGGGTGAGAACTGCAGGGCTGGAGAACACGGCACGTGTCACAGGTCTGAGGCCTAACACTCTTTATCACGTCACCGTATTGGCCTACAACAGCGCAGGCACTGGCCCGCCCTCCCCGAGAACTACTGTCATCACCAAGAAACCTC CCCCCAACCGTCCTCCAGGTAATGTCTCATGGAAAGTTGATGGTTCCTGGGTTACTGTGAGGTGGGATCATGTTAAATCCATGGACAATGAGTCTGCTGTTCTGGGTTACAAA GTTCTTTACAAGCATGAAGGGCAGTCTGCCTTGAAGATACTAGAGAAAAGCAAGACCTCCATCAGGCTGCCGCTACCCAAGGACAATGGTTATGTGGTTTTGGAGATCCGCTCTTGGGGAGATGGAGGAGATGGAGCAGCCCATGAGACCATAGTGTCTCGAGACTCAG GCACTGGAATGATGGTCCAGAAAAGCGCTGGCACTTCGGGACCACTCTGCACGTCGGTTCTGGTGGTCACCGCGCTCGTTTTCATTGGCTCGTCAGGACTGTGA